A DNA window from Drosophila sechellia strain sech25 chromosome X, ASM438219v1, whole genome shotgun sequence contains the following coding sequences:
- the LOC116802054 gene encoding uncharacterized protein LOC116802054: MNNVPDFGTKWGVFHLHFRLDLQQLISCWPKGPEKISATVLGSEQPIKRRYDCAESLLEQVSDPKELAKEVNKLARELRVERQKNGILMQSVLDLKESKFLEQRNKNSNGRSK, from the exons ATGAATAATGTGCCCGATTTCGGGACAAAGTGGGGTG TATTCCACTTACATTTTCGTCTGGATTTGCAGCAACTAATATCATGCTGGCCAAAAGGACCTGAGAAGATCTCGGCCACAGTTCTCGGTTCGGAACAACCCATTAAAAGACGGTATGATTGTGCCGAATCCCTCCTCGAACAGGTCAGTGATCCCAAAGAATTGGCCAAGGAGGTTAATAAGTTGGCCAGGGAATTGCGTGTGGAGCGCCAGAAAAATGGAATTCTTATGCAAAGTGTTTTGGATCTAAAGGAATCTAAATTTTTGGAGCAACGCAACAAAAATTCTAATGGCAGGTCTAAATAA